In Bacteroidales bacterium, a single genomic region encodes these proteins:
- a CDS encoding type II toxin-antitoxin system HipA family toxin, with protein sequence MVDVAEVKIWGESVGAVRWDEKLQLASFQYDTKFLSKGWNLSPIIMPIKNGSRIYSFPELRGTRGENTDTFKGLPGMLADSLPDKYGNQLINVWLAQNGRSANSMNPVEKLCFIGARGMGALEFEPAQFKASKQPFIVEIKSLVDIAQKMLSARKGFHANLKKDEQTAMIQILKTGTSAGGARPKVVIAYNEKTGELKSGQAGVPKGFENWLIKLDGVSDVQFGESYGYGKVEYAYYLMAKDCSIDMMECKLLEENGRAHFMTKRFDRVGNDTKHHIQTFCGIQHYDFNNLYGYSYEQLFQTMRILKLTYPEAIQMFRRMVFNVMATNYDDHTKNFSFSLKKDGKWELSPAYDVCYSYDPSNIWVSQHTLSINGKHKNISEADLMTIADANNIKKGKKIIQEIKNIVSKWQEYAEEVKVQQDLRDSITKTLIALK encoded by the coding sequence ATGGTAGATGTTGCAGAAGTAAAAATATGGGGTGAATCAGTAGGAGCTGTTCGTTGGGATGAAAAACTACAATTGGCAAGTTTTCAGTATGATACCAAGTTTCTTTCAAAGGGTTGGAATCTTTCTCCTATAATAATGCCAATAAAAAATGGTTCCCGTATATACAGTTTTCCGGAACTTCGTGGGACAAGAGGAGAAAATACTGATACATTCAAAGGCTTACCGGGAATGTTGGCAGATTCATTACCTGATAAATATGGTAATCAACTTATTAATGTTTGGTTAGCACAGAACGGACGATCTGCAAACAGTATGAATCCGGTAGAAAAATTATGTTTTATCGGTGCAAGGGGAATGGGCGCTTTAGAGTTTGAACCGGCTCAATTTAAAGCAAGTAAACAACCATTTATAGTTGAGATAAAAAGTTTGGTTGATATTGCTCAAAAAATGCTGTCTGCTCGTAAAGGATTTCATGCTAATCTTAAAAAAGATGAGCAAACAGCAATGATCCAAATTCTAAAAACAGGAACTTCTGCAGGTGGTGCAAGACCAAAAGTAGTAATTGCTTATAATGAGAAAACCGGAGAGCTAAAATCCGGTCAGGCAGGAGTACCGAAAGGATTTGAAAACTGGTTGATTAAGTTGGATGGAGTAAGCGATGTGCAATTTGGAGAAAGTTACGGCTATGGAAAGGTAGAGTATGCTTACTATTTAATGGCAAAGGATTGCAGTATTGACATGATGGAATGTAAATTGTTAGAAGAAAACGGCAGAGCTCACTTTATGACTAAACGATTTGACAGAGTAGGAAACGATACGAAACATCATATTCAAACATTTTGCGGTATACAGCATTATGATTTTAATAATTTATACGGATACAGTTACGAACAACTGTTCCAAACCATGCGAATTTTGAAATTAACATATCCTGAGGCAATACAAATGTTTAGAAGAATGGTTTTCAATGTTATGGCAACAAACTATGATGATCATACAAAAAATTTTTCATTTAGCCTTAAAAAGGATGGAAAATGGGAGTTGTCACCTGCTTATGATGTATGTTATTCTTACGATCCGAGCAATATTTGGGTAAGTCAACATACATTAAGTATTAACGGGAAACATAAAAATATCTCTGAAGCAGATCTTATGACAATTGCCGATGCAAATAACATTAAAAAGGGAAAAAAAATAATTCAAGAAATAAAAAATATTGTAAGTAAATGGCAAGAATATGCAGAGGAAGTTAAAGTACAACAAGATTTAAGAGATTCAATCACTAAAACATTAATTGCATTGAAATAA
- a CDS encoding helix-turn-helix transcriptional regulator → MNDISLNSLVSMSDKALSELTGNFIKHHRLNQNKTQDEVSSAASISRSTLSLLERGGKVTLKSLIKVLRVLNLLYIMDVFQISNEISPIEYANLQKKKKQRARNINTEEKSNENLGW, encoded by the coding sequence ATGAATGATATTTCACTCAATAGCCTGGTATCTATGAGTGATAAAGCACTCAGCGAGCTCACAGGAAATTTTATCAAGCATCATCGTTTGAATCAAAATAAAACACAAGATGAAGTTTCATCTGCAGCAAGCATAAGTCGCTCCACTTTGAGCTTGTTAGAGAGGGGAGGTAAAGTAACCCTAAAAAGCTTGATAAAAGTTTTAAGGGTGCTTAACTTATTATATATCATGGATGTTTTTCAAATAAGCAATGAAATAAGCCCCATAGAATATGCCAACTTGCAAAAGAAGAAAAAACAGCGAGCAAGAAATATAAATACAGAGGAAAAATCAAATGAAAATTTAGGATGGTAG
- a CDS encoding CHAT domain-containing protein — protein sequence MKKIQIVTTVLIFLISGIIHPAISGNVYQDWKKIVKDKTDKIKIDTDKIKDNTNDVFENDIYRLYDKSEEYINDKFKEQWKETLTNFSEGYDVTDFNYAISFGDNSTPHEAKGNLKQAKGFAIYLADPANTNEIPPKIKGQNFNYTGEILYVSSSYKMSEKSLLKADKIYNENKLSDSTFASLTLSNLGLLYHTTGRYALAEEYTKKALEKREKGADKTGYAASLNNIAVLYKDMGLYTKAEEYIIKAQDYLKKTGEDKSIKYAIVLNNRAMIYQMTGKYKDAEKLMKESIKLAGEEVKEKSPTYVRLEVNLALLYQLTKRYEEAEKIYLDAIKIKKRRMGKSHPDYAVLLRNTASLYQQMRRFDKVEPLLKEAVGIYEKQFGKEHPSYAQAIYELGLFYQSQDKLSKAEPLLNEALGIQKKTLGEHHPNITLTYENLAVLYWQKEDYKKAADTYKKTLNEYIYQINTFFPAMNEYEKSKFWEKIQTKFVRFYNFAVKAQNDVPEITGDVYNFHIATKALLLSSSRKVKARILNSGNKALIAKYNNWQDTKSWLAKLYTYSNEELKEENINIDSLETVVLNLEKDITKSSEEFKKANELKTITYNDIAKVLKPNEAAVEIIRINSFSYLYPRDQIHYLALVLKNNNEVPKMVFMKDGDNMESAWSEEYQETIHSGKSMKPFYDYYWKSIAGLTSTNDKKLYISVDGIYNQVNINTIQLPSERHILDVKDVRFVTNTKDILSFNKAKKFSKTAFLLGYPDYKLDLPDAYAVLTPLPGTKKEVNTIQSLLKSNYYKVNTVMEKNATEENLKKVKSPYILHIATHGYFLENEVDPSEDTRSFGIEPMKAYENPLLRSGLLLAGADRTVNEMNTKDNKDSDDGILNAFEAMILDLDNTDIVILSACQTGLGEIKNGEGVYGLQRSFQIAGASSVITSLWEVSDEGTQDLMSSFYKHWLKSGDKHDAFHKAQLEIKEKYKYPFYWGAFVLVGE from the coding sequence ATGAAAAAAATACAAATTGTTACAACGGTATTAATTTTTTTAATATCAGGAATCATTCATCCGGCAATAAGCGGAAATGTTTATCAAGATTGGAAAAAAATAGTAAAAGATAAAACTGATAAAATAAAGATTGATACTGATAAAATAAAAGACAATACAAATGATGTGTTTGAAAATGATATTTATAGGCTTTATGATAAATCAGAAGAATATATAAATGACAAATTTAAAGAACAATGGAAAGAAACATTAACAAATTTTTCAGAAGGCTATGATGTTACAGATTTTAATTATGCCATTTCATTCGGTGATAATTCAACACCTCATGAAGCAAAAGGAAATTTGAAACAAGCAAAGGGTTTTGCAATTTACCTTGCTGATCCTGCAAATACCAATGAAATACCTCCAAAAATTAAAGGACAAAACTTTAATTATACCGGTGAGATATTATATGTTTCAAGCAGTTACAAAATGTCTGAAAAATCTTTATTGAAAGCAGATAAGATTTATAATGAAAATAAGTTGAGCGATTCAACATTTGCAAGTTTAACACTCAGCAATTTAGGGCTTTTATATCATACTACCGGAAGATATGCACTTGCAGAAGAATATACCAAAAAGGCACTTGAGAAAAGAGAAAAAGGTGCAGATAAAACCGGTTATGCTGCATCATTAAATAATATTGCTGTTTTATATAAAGATATGGGTTTATATACAAAAGCTGAAGAATATATAATAAAAGCACAAGATTATTTGAAAAAAACAGGAGAAGATAAAAGCATTAAATATGCCATTGTTCTGAATAACAGAGCAATGATCTATCAAATGACAGGTAAATATAAAGATGCAGAAAAATTGATGAAAGAATCAATAAAACTTGCCGGAGAAGAAGTAAAAGAAAAATCACCAACTTATGTACGTTTAGAAGTAAATTTAGCATTGCTCTATCAACTGACTAAACGATATGAAGAAGCTGAGAAGATTTATTTAGATGCGATAAAGATCAAAAAAAGGCGAATGGGAAAATCACATCCTGATTATGCTGTTTTGCTGAGGAATACGGCATCATTATATCAACAAATGAGACGTTTCGATAAAGTTGAACCTTTATTAAAAGAAGCTGTAGGCATTTATGAGAAACAATTCGGGAAAGAGCATCCGTCTTATGCCCAAGCGATTTATGAACTCGGATTGTTTTATCAATCTCAAGATAAGTTGTCCAAAGCCGAACCATTGTTGAATGAAGCATTAGGAATTCAAAAGAAAACTTTGGGAGAACACCATCCCAACATCACATTAACATATGAGAATTTAGCCGTATTGTATTGGCAAAAAGAAGATTATAAGAAAGCAGCAGATACATATAAGAAAACATTAAATGAATATATTTATCAGATCAATACATTTTTTCCTGCTATGAATGAGTATGAAAAATCAAAGTTTTGGGAAAAAATACAAACTAAATTTGTAAGGTTCTATAATTTTGCCGTTAAAGCACAAAATGATGTTCCGGAAATTACCGGAGATGTATATAACTTTCATATTGCTACAAAAGCTCTGTTGTTAAGTTCTTCACGCAAAGTAAAAGCAAGAATTTTGAACAGCGGAAATAAAGCCCTTATTGCAAAATACAACAATTGGCAAGATACAAAAAGTTGGTTGGCAAAATTATATACTTATTCCAATGAAGAGTTGAAAGAAGAGAATATAAATATTGATTCGCTTGAAACAGTTGTTTTAAATTTGGAAAAAGATATAACCAAATCTTCTGAAGAATTTAAAAAAGCCAATGAATTAAAAACAATTACATATAATGATATTGCAAAAGTGTTGAAACCCAATGAAGCTGCCGTTGAGATCATACGGATCAACAGTTTCAGTTATTTATATCCGAGGGATCAAATTCATTATTTAGCTTTGGTTTTAAAGAATAATAATGAAGTTCCTAAAATGGTTTTTATGAAAGACGGTGATAATATGGAATCTGCATGGTCAGAGGAATATCAAGAGACAATACATTCAGGTAAAAGCATGAAACCTTTTTACGATTATTATTGGAAAAGTATTGCCGGATTAACATCTACTAATGATAAAAAACTTTACATCTCTGTTGACGGCATTTATAATCAGGTGAATATCAATACTATTCAATTGCCTTCCGAAAGGCATATTCTTGATGTGAAAGATGTTCGTTTTGTAACCAATACCAAAGATATTTTATCGTTTAACAAAGCGAAGAAGTTTTCTAAAACTGCTTTCTTATTGGGATATCCTGATTACAAATTGGATTTGCCTGATGCTTATGCGGTATTGACCCCATTGCCCGGAACGAAAAAAGAAGTAAATACTATTCAATCATTATTGAAAAGTAATTATTATAAGGTGAATACGGTTATGGAAAAAAATGCAACAGAAGAAAATCTCAAGAAAGTTAAAAGTCCCTATATTTTACATATTGCAACCCACGGTTATTTTTTAGAGAACGAAGTTGATCCTTCCGAAGATACCCGTTCGTTTGGTATTGAGCCTATGAAAGCATATGAAAATCCGTTGCTGCGTTCAGGATTGCTCTTAGCCGGTGCCGATCGTACCGTAAACGAAATGAATACTAAAGACAATAAAGATTCGGATGACGGTATTTTAAATGCTTTTGAAGCCATGATACTTGATTTAGATAATACTGATATCGTGATATTAAGCGCCTGTCAAACAGGTTTAGGAGAGATCAAAAACGGAGAAGGAGTTTACGGTTTGCAACGTTCGTTCCAAATAGCAGGAGCATCTTCAGTAATTACAAGTTTATGGGAAGTGAGCGATGAAGGAACGCAAGATTTGATGTCAAGTTTTTACAAACATTGGTTAAAATCCGGCGATAAGCATGATGCCTTTCATAAAGCACAATTAGAAATCAAAGAAAAATACAAATATCCTTTCTATTGGGGTGCTTTTGTTTTAGTGGGGGAATAA
- a CDS encoding TonB-dependent receptor → MRNKTLIFIFIFLIIPVFIFAEKIQGYVKTENENNEKQIPLTGVSVFWINTSIGTTTDINGYFELEKTHETNVLIVAITGYENDTIQVNKNASILNILLTKGYEIEEVIINADLGGQFNSSQSIEAKQIITEAGLNKLPCCNLSESFENTATVDVTYADAVTGAKQIKMLGLAGKYSQILRENMPAVRGLSSTYGLSFIPGTWMQSVQISKGTADVINGYESATGQINIELKKPENSENLFLNLYSNSEGKFESNITSAFKLTDKVSTMFFLHGSRLDFLHDQNKDGFADMPLMSQYNFINRWKFDNNRKLDGQIGIRFLQDEKDGGQIGFIQNPDDNGSFYGIEIDTRQYEIWGKLGFLIPGTDYSSVGSTYSLSRHEQSSFFGNKSYSGIQNSFYANVIFQTIIKSTQNNLNFGGSFVYDDFDEQYNFEDYSRTEVVPGIFSQYTYIIPDKFSLIAGIRADFNNLYGVFVTPRLHAKYNINHDFVLRASAGKGFRTSNIFAENPAIFSSSRILVIEEDFKAEEAWNYGVNFTGELHLSNKKNANFSIDFYRTDFVNQLVADINTDVNEIRFYNLKGKSYSNSFQAEFSLEAIKRFDISAAFRLNDVHVTMNNELIEKPIINKYKGLLTLSYATKFNKWMVDITNQFTGTSPLPDLSENPAEFRINESSPSYYILHVQITKRFKHLDIYAGSENLSNYKQKNVIIDAENPFGEYFDASMVWGPVTGRKFFVGIRLKIKQ, encoded by the coding sequence ATGAGAAATAAAACTTTGATTTTTATTTTTATATTTTTAATAATACCCGTATTTATTTTTGCAGAAAAAATTCAAGGGTATGTTAAGACTGAAAATGAAAATAATGAAAAGCAAATTCCGTTAACAGGTGTAAGTGTTTTTTGGATAAATACAAGCATTGGTACAACAACAGACATTAACGGATATTTTGAATTAGAGAAAACACATGAAACAAATGTGTTGATAGTTGCAATAACAGGTTATGAAAATGATACTATTCAAGTAAATAAAAATGCAAGTATATTAAATATACTTCTTACTAAAGGTTATGAGATTGAAGAAGTTATAATAAATGCTGATTTAGGCGGGCAATTTAATTCATCCCAAAGCATTGAAGCAAAACAAATTATAACTGAAGCAGGTTTGAACAAATTGCCGTGTTGTAATCTGTCAGAAAGTTTTGAGAATACAGCAACTGTTGATGTAACTTATGCAGATGCAGTTACCGGAGCAAAACAAATAAAGATGTTAGGTTTAGCAGGTAAATATTCTCAAATATTACGAGAAAATATGCCGGCTGTCAGAGGTTTATCTTCAACTTACGGTTTGTCTTTTATTCCGGGTACATGGATGCAATCTGTACAAATATCAAAAGGAACTGCTGATGTCATCAACGGATATGAATCTGCAACAGGACAAATTAATATAGAATTGAAGAAACCTGAAAATTCTGAAAATTTGTTTTTAAATCTTTACTCCAATTCTGAAGGCAAGTTTGAATCAAATATAACATCTGCATTTAAACTGACAGATAAAGTTTCAACAATGTTTTTTCTGCACGGTTCAAGATTGGATTTTTTGCATGACCAAAATAAGGATGGTTTTGCTGATATGCCGCTAATGTCGCAATATAATTTTATTAACCGTTGGAAGTTTGATAACAACAGAAAATTGGACGGGCAAATCGGCATTAGATTTTTGCAAGACGAAAAAGACGGAGGGCAGATTGGGTTTATCCAAAATCCTGATGATAACGGAAGTTTCTACGGAATAGAAATTGATACTCGACAGTATGAGATTTGGGGGAAATTAGGTTTTCTGATACCGGGAACAGATTATTCAAGTGTAGGTTCCACATATTCTTTATCAAGACATGAACAAAGTTCTTTTTTCGGGAACAAATCATATTCAGGCATTCAGAACAGTTTTTATGCAAACGTAATTTTTCAAACGATAATTAAGTCAACTCAAAATAACTTGAATTTCGGCGGAAGTTTTGTTTATGATGATTTTGATGAACAATATAATTTCGAAGATTATTCAAGGACAGAAGTTGTTCCGGGAATATTTTCTCAATACACTTATATAATTCCTGATAAGTTTAGCTTAATTGCCGGAATAAGAGCTGATTTTAATAATCTTTACGGTGTTTTTGTAACACCGAGACTGCATGCGAAGTATAACATAAATCATGATTTTGTTTTACGAGCATCTGCAGGTAAAGGATTCAGAACCTCTAATATTTTTGCTGAAAATCCGGCAATTTTTTCAAGTTCAAGAATACTTGTTATTGAAGAAGATTTTAAAGCTGAAGAAGCATGGAACTATGGTGTTAATTTTACCGGAGAATTACATTTGTCAAATAAAAAAAATGCAAATTTCAGCATTGATTTTTACAGAACAGATTTTGTAAATCAATTGGTTGCAGATATTAATACAGATGTAAATGAAATAAGATTTTATAACTTAAAAGGAAAGTCATATTCAAACAGTTTCCAAGCAGAATTTAGCCTTGAGGCGATAAAAAGATTTGACATTTCAGCAGCATTCCGGTTGAATGATGTACATGTTACTATGAATAACGAATTAATTGAGAAACCAATAATTAATAAATATAAAGGATTGTTAACACTTTCTTATGCAACAAAATTTAATAAATGGATGGTGGACATCACCAATCAATTTACAGGAACAAGTCCTTTACCTGATTTAAGTGAAAATCCTGCTGAATTCAGGATAAATGAAAGTTCTCCTTCATATTATATTTTGCATGTTCAAATAACAAAACGGTTTAAACATCTTGATATTTATGCAGGTTCTGAAAACTTATCAAATTACAAACAAAAAAATGTAATTATTGATGCAGAGAACCCTTTCGGGGAATATTTTGATGCATCTATGGTTTGGGGACCTGTAACAGGAAGGAAGTTTTTTGTCGGTATAAGATTAAAGATTAAACAGTAA
- a CDS encoding heavy-metal-associated domain-containing protein → MRTLKTLSIVTILFFAFTTASNAQGLKYVKIKTSAQSELCKKTIENYLAYEKGIKDVELDLKSKVVTVKYLDKKTDYDVICEAITKLGYDADDKKADKDAYTKLPAECKKPLVKKSDCGSKYKSNCSHKCNSHK, encoded by the coding sequence ATGAGAACATTAAAAACATTATCAATCGTAACAATTTTATTTTTTGCATTTACCACAGCTTCTAATGCTCAAGGTTTAAAGTATGTTAAAATAAAAACTTCGGCACAATCAGAGCTTTGTAAAAAAACAATTGAAAATTATTTGGCTTATGAAAAAGGAATAAAAGATGTAGAACTTGATTTGAAATCAAAAGTAGTAACTGTTAAATATTTAGATAAAAAAACAGATTATGATGTAATTTGTGAAGCAATTACAAAATTGGGATATGATGCCGATGATAAAAAAGCAGATAAAGATGCATATACAAAATTACCGGCTGAATGTAAAAAACCGTTGGTTAAAAAGAGTGATTGCGGAAGCAAATATAAGAGTAATTGCAGTCATAAATGTAATAGTCACAAATAA